From one Polyangia bacterium genomic stretch:
- a CDS encoding outer membrane beta-barrel protein: MTIRRPLQILACCAALGVSRGGFAQQAGDVSLSYTNLPARSPLGKGTGMQLSDSAVLHAGVGVEGGYDTNVFYGDKGNAVVGSPVVLVLPYLGLTNATRAGVAPSGVFYNLEATAGYRHYLSNAEQPDQTGAAMGKKVSDQPGFLPTADGQLVFSSRQVLSLVFRDYFVRAQDPPYVGSPAPSESLIHYSNFGAAELHWAPGGGRLDGILRYSNIYDAFNAASSYNFADSLFQELAVDVSWKWLPKTALFVQAAQGYITYLNPNASAPTAGTGASPSDFVKHDSYPMRVVAGLRGLVTQKTSVNLYAGYANAFYADGPNPEGIAGHLSANAEVSVTPTFFSSLGLGYHHDFQNSIVGNFYNIDAVTAWIQQQIAGRVVASLSGRYERRAFQFTASSRTDNFLQVGALADYHPKGWLYFGVGYSLLDNQAGSNPNGPVGASYLKQQIFARVGVIY; the protein is encoded by the coding sequence ATGACCATTCGCCGACCACTGCAGATCCTCGCTTGCTGTGCCGCGCTTGGCGTGTCGCGTGGTGGTTTCGCGCAGCAGGCGGGCGACGTCTCACTGAGCTACACCAACTTGCCTGCCCGTTCCCCGCTGGGGAAGGGAACGGGCATGCAGCTGAGCGACAGCGCTGTTTTGCACGCCGGTGTTGGTGTCGAGGGAGGCTACGACACCAACGTTTTTTACGGCGACAAGGGAAACGCAGTGGTCGGATCTCCCGTTGTGTTGGTCCTTCCCTATCTTGGGCTGACCAACGCGACCCGCGCCGGCGTGGCTCCGTCGGGCGTGTTCTACAACTTGGAGGCGACCGCCGGATATCGCCACTACCTCTCGAATGCGGAACAACCGGATCAGACCGGCGCCGCGATGGGCAAAAAAGTATCCGATCAGCCAGGATTTCTGCCTACTGCCGATGGTCAATTGGTTTTCAGTTCCCGTCAGGTGCTCAGCCTCGTATTTCGCGACTACTTCGTTCGCGCCCAGGATCCGCCTTATGTTGGCAGCCCAGCGCCATCTGAATCGTTGATTCACTATTCCAATTTCGGCGCCGCTGAACTTCATTGGGCCCCCGGAGGCGGACGCCTCGACGGAATCCTTCGCTATTCGAACATCTATGACGCGTTCAACGCTGCCAGCAGCTACAATTTCGCCGACTCGCTGTTCCAGGAACTGGCTGTTGATGTCAGTTGGAAATGGCTACCCAAGACCGCGCTTTTTGTGCAGGCAGCCCAGGGTTACATCACGTATCTGAACCCCAATGCCAGTGCGCCAACGGCCGGAACAGGCGCCTCGCCGAGTGATTTTGTGAAGCATGATTCATACCCGATGCGAGTGGTCGCTGGGTTGCGTGGCCTTGTTACGCAAAAGACGTCCGTGAACCTCTACGCCGGCTATGCAAATGCCTTTTATGCGGACGGCCCAAATCCAGAAGGAATTGCCGGTCACCTCTCTGCCAATGCCGAAGTGAGCGTCACGCCCACGTTCTTCAGCTCGTTGGGGCTGGGTTACCACCACGATTTCCAGAACTCCATCGTCGGCAATTTCTACAATATCGACGCTGTGACCGCCTGGATTCAGCAGCAGATCGCCGGACGGGTGGTGGCATCGTTGAGCGGTCGATATGAGCGTCGTGCATTTCAATTCACGGCGTCGAGCCGTACCGACAACTTCCTTCAGGTTGGCGCATTGGCGGACTATCACCCGAAGGGCTGGCTTTACTTTGGCGTGGGGTATTCGCTTTTGGATAACCAAGCTGGCTCCAACCCCAACGGCCCGGTGGGCGCAAGCTATCTAAAACAGCAAATCTTCGCTCGCGTTGGCGTAATCTATTAA
- a CDS encoding AgmX/PglI C-terminal domain-containing protein yields the protein MASQVAPRSPQQAGAAPKIKILRMGIIQGGRIVEERLVRKRESITIGQSAKNMFVVPSDALPRHWLLFEMTGNHYIAHFSDGMDARIAVGNEIISLAQLKQTGKIQKRGPGWVLPLDERSRGKITVGDMTILFQFVTPPPPQPRPQLPASVRGSLTSDIDWFFTTIAVASFLLHLLLVIYLRNVDWPRKPDIEAIPDRFVQMVIKKVEKPPEKPVEKKAEDKPEEKKAEKKVAQEKKAAPAPKKELTPEEKAKLAEEKARADAERRARIADQVKSTGLLKLLGAKTDASGSIADVLGKGDVDRDQEKAFQGVTGLGVASGNDQLHGIKTGGNGSGRVATVGGLRGGGSIAGGGTGEAATEKRVSGIVKSEPPAVDGSLDPSVVTKEVKQRLGAIKACYDRALKRNPQLSGKVVLHWTITAAGTVSGVDIEQDTLGDAEVSSCIKSLVARWRFPAPSGGSVDVSYPFAFTASQ from the coding sequence ATGGCAAGCCAGGTAGCCCCTCGCAGTCCGCAACAGGCCGGTGCCGCCCCCAAGATCAAGATCCTCCGCATGGGGATCATCCAGGGTGGACGCATTGTTGAGGAGCGTCTGGTCCGCAAGCGCGAGAGCATCACCATCGGTCAGTCGGCCAAGAACATGTTCGTCGTGCCGTCGGACGCATTGCCACGCCACTGGCTGCTGTTCGAGATGACCGGCAATCATTATATCGCGCACTTTTCCGACGGCATGGACGCGCGCATCGCCGTGGGCAACGAGATCATCTCGCTGGCCCAGCTGAAGCAGACCGGCAAGATCCAGAAGCGCGGTCCGGGCTGGGTGCTGCCTCTCGACGAGCGTTCGCGCGGCAAGATCACCGTCGGCGACATGACGATCCTGTTCCAGTTCGTCACGCCCCCACCGCCTCAGCCGCGGCCGCAGCTTCCAGCGTCGGTGCGCGGGTCGCTGACCTCTGACATCGATTGGTTTTTCACCACCATCGCCGTGGCGTCATTCCTGCTGCACCTTTTGCTGGTCATTTATCTTCGCAATGTCGACTGGCCACGTAAGCCCGACATCGAGGCCATCCCCGACCGATTCGTGCAGATGGTTATCAAGAAGGTCGAGAAGCCCCCGGAGAAGCCGGTCGAGAAGAAGGCCGAGGACAAGCCCGAAGAGAAGAAGGCTGAAAAGAAGGTCGCGCAAGAGAAGAAGGCTGCTCCCGCTCCCAAAAAAGAGCTGACGCCCGAAGAAAAGGCCAAATTGGCCGAGGAGAAGGCGCGCGCGGACGCCGAGCGCCGGGCCCGCATCGCCGACCAAGTGAAATCGACCGGCTTGCTGAAGTTGCTGGGCGCCAAGACCGACGCTAGCGGCTCCATCGCCGACGTTCTCGGAAAAGGCGACGTCGATCGCGATCAGGAAAAGGCGTTCCAGGGCGTGACTGGCCTCGGCGTCGCCAGCGGCAACGATCAGCTGCACGGCATCAAGACTGGCGGCAACGGATCGGGGCGGGTGGCCACCGTTGGCGGATTGCGTGGTGGCGGCAGCATCGCCGGCGGCGGAACCGGCGAGGCCGCCACCGAAAAGCGGGTTTCAGGCATCGTGAAGAGTGAGCCACCGGCCGTGGATGGCTCCTTGGATCCCAGCGTGGTGACCAAAGAGGTCAAGCAGCGCCTCGGCGCCATCAAGGCCTGTTATGACCGAGCCCTAAAACGGAACCCTCAACTGAGTGGAAAAGTGGTCCTGCACTGGACCATTACCGCGGCTGGCACCGTCTCAGGTGTGGACATCGAACAAGACACACTGGGTGATGCCGAAGTGTCGAGCTGCATCAAATCGCTGGTGGCGCGCTGGAGGTTCCCGGCGCCTTCCGGTGGTTCGGTGGATGTGTCGTATCCCTTCGCCTTCACAGCTTCTCAGTAG
- a CDS encoding tetratricopeptide repeat protein — protein sequence MTITGGALVLASLLVPPSALAQKPAPPASAAAPAAPAAAAAPAAASPDAPHKRRQPPPAVIPTAETEQADQLLRAGRYDQAVAQAKAALNKNERYTPAMLVMAKAYYKLHKYEWTKKLWEMMQANGASDAEKSEIYQMLGFLEVDQKNTPGAIELFKKAAEARPDNAILWSNLGAQYLTAKNYKDAAPVLERAAQLQPGFAKAHLNLGDAYRGNKEYDRALVEYQKALQLFPNYADAVFNLGILYLDADKMPNMDLPAKENTAIQYFQRYRQMMGGNIPSTDPSDGYIVEAQDAIKKEEKRIERQKKNEERERQRAAQKAATDAKKAGAPVGGAPAPGAPAGTPAPAGTGNGIMKPAQPAPPPAAGK from the coding sequence TTGACCATCACGGGGGGCGCCCTGGTCTTGGCATCGTTGCTGGTACCTCCATCGGCCCTGGCGCAGAAACCAGCGCCACCCGCATCCGCCGCCGCGCCCGCCGCGCCCGCCGCCGCCGCCGCACCCGCGGCCGCCAGCCCGGACGCGCCCCACAAGCGCCGGCAACCGCCGCCGGCGGTGATCCCCACCGCCGAGACTGAGCAAGCCGACCAACTATTGCGCGCCGGTCGCTACGATCAAGCGGTGGCGCAGGCCAAAGCGGCGCTGAACAAGAACGAACGCTACACGCCGGCGATGCTGGTGATGGCCAAGGCCTATTACAAGCTGCACAAGTACGAGTGGACGAAGAAGCTGTGGGAGATGATGCAGGCCAATGGTGCCTCCGACGCGGAGAAGTCGGAGATCTACCAGATGCTGGGATTTCTAGAGGTCGATCAGAAGAACACGCCGGGAGCGATCGAGCTTTTCAAGAAAGCGGCCGAAGCGCGTCCGGACAACGCCATCCTGTGGAGCAACCTCGGCGCCCAATATCTGACCGCCAAGAACTACAAGGACGCGGCGCCCGTGCTCGAGCGGGCGGCGCAGCTTCAGCCCGGCTTTGCCAAGGCTCACCTGAACTTGGGCGACGCCTACCGTGGCAACAAGGAATATGACCGCGCGCTGGTCGAGTACCAAAAAGCCCTCCAGCTCTTTCCCAATTATGCCGACGCGGTGTTCAACCTCGGCATCCTGTACCTGGACGCTGACAAGATGCCCAACATGGATCTACCGGCGAAAGAGAACACCGCGATTCAATATTTTCAGCGCTACCGGCAGATGATGGGCGGGAACATTCCATCGACCGACCCGTCCGACGGCTACATCGTCGAGGCGCAGGACGCGATCAAAAAAGAAGAGAAGCGCATCGAGCGGCAGAAGAAGAACGAGGAGCGTGAACGGCAGCGGGCCGCGCAAAAGGCCGCTACTGATGCCAAGAAAGCTGGCGCTCCCGTCGGCGGCGCACCTGCCCCTGGCGCCCCAGCGGGAACGCCGGCCCCGGCGGGCACCGGCAACGGCATCATGAAGCCGGCTCAGCCGGCCCCACCCCCTGCAGCAGGGAAATAA
- a CDS encoding polysaccharide biosynthesis/export family protein, producing the protein MSLAGPVRPWSRQLLLVLFAIASLGGCSHQKNRQQSAAGIIGLPPPEDRLGFDDVFDVRVFGETELSGSYRVSAEGTIDFPLAGRLKVAGMRINEVQAALVQKLKAGYLRDPQVSVMIKSWNSRKISVLGQVTRPGSVDFFPNMTIVDAIAQAGGFTSIADKNTVTLRREVSGKVETRTFPVADISEGRYPNIPVLPGDVVVVEERLF; encoded by the coding sequence ATGTCTCTGGCGGGGCCTGTGCGTCCTTGGTCTCGGCAATTGCTGCTGGTGTTGTTCGCAATTGCCAGTCTGGGCGGTTGCTCTCATCAGAAGAATCGACAGCAGTCTGCGGCAGGCATTATTGGTCTTCCCCCGCCCGAAGATCGACTCGGATTCGATGACGTCTTCGACGTTCGCGTCTTTGGCGAAACTGAACTGTCGGGATCCTACCGAGTCTCCGCCGAGGGAACGATCGATTTTCCGCTGGCGGGCCGCTTGAAGGTGGCGGGAATGCGGATCAACGAGGTTCAGGCCGCTCTGGTGCAAAAGCTGAAGGCCGGCTATCTCCGGGACCCGCAAGTGTCGGTCATGATCAAAAGCTGGAACAGCCGGAAGATCTCCGTGCTGGGCCAGGTGACCAGGCCCGGCTCCGTGGATTTCTTTCCCAATATGACCATCGTCGACGCCATCGCGCAGGCGGGGGGCTTTACCTCGATCGCCGACAAGAACACTGTGACCTTGCGGCGTGAGGTTTCGGGGAAGGTCGAAACGCGCACCTTCCCCGTCGCCGACATCAGCGAGGGACGGTACCCGAACATTCCCGTGTTGCCGGGGGATGTGGTAGTCGTCGAGGAACGACTTTTCTGA